GCCACCGGCGGCCCCAGCCGCCCGTCGAGCGCCCCCGCCCCGGCGATCGTCGTCCCGACCAGAGCGGCGAGGAGCCCGGCAGCCGGCCCGTCGAGCAAGCCGGTGGGCGTGGCGGGCAGCCGGGACGACGGGACCAGCAGCGTCCACTTGTGCAGCCGGCCGGGTACCCGGAAGCGCACCGGCTGGTCGGCCCGCCACAGCAGCGCCGCCCCTGGGCCGACGACGACCCGCGCGTCACCCACCTCGATGTGCTCCGTCCCCTCGCGGACGAACAGCACACCCACCAGGTCGGCATCGGTGGCCGCGAGCTGCGCCCGGCCCCGCGACCCCGAGCACGGGCCGCACCGGCAGTCGACCAACGTCAGGTCGCCGACGCGGTACCGGGTGAGCTCGACCGGCCCGGGGACGGCCGGTCCGGGCCGCAACGACCACGGCAGGTGGGTGGCGCCGACCGCGTCGGCGAAGGCGTCGTCGCGCTCGCCGCGCGGCAGGTCGGCGGGTGTCCAGCGCTCGGCGACCAGCGTCATGGGCACCTCCTGGGCGCAGCCAACCCCGCGGCCGGCCTCGGCGGCAAGGCCTGCACGCATCGCAGCGGGGCGTGCGGGGAACGTCGCGACGTCACGGGCGGGGGCCGCCAGGGTCGGCGGCATGCGAGAGGACATCGAGTTCACCACCGAGGACGGCGTCACCCTGCGCGGCTGGCACTACGCGCCCGACGACGGCGCTCCCGACACGCGTCGGCCACTGGTGGTCATGGCGCACGGCTTCTCCGCCGTCAAGGAGATGCACCTGGACGACTTCGCCGAGCACTTCGCCGCCGGCGGGCTCGGCGTGCTGGTGTACGACCACCGCAACCTGGGTGCCTCCGACGGGGAGCCGCGCGGGGAGATAGACCCCTGGCAGCAGGTCCGTGACTACCGGACGGCGATCACCTGGGCGCAGGGCCAGCCATGGTGCGACCCCGACCGCATCGGCATCTGGGGCTCCAGCTACAGCGGGGGCCACGTGCTCGTCGTGGGCGCTCTCGACCGGCGGGTCAGGTGTGTCGTCGCCCAGGTCCCGCTGGTCAGCGGCCTGGCCAACGCCCGCCGGCTGATCCGCTCGGACGTGTTCGCCGGGCTGCGGCAGGCCTTCGACGCGGACCGCGCGGCCCGTTACGCCGGCGGTGACCCGGCGACGATCCAGGTCGCCTGGGAGGACGAGCCGACCGAGGACTGCGCGCTGCCCACCCAGGACACCCACGACTTCTTCCTCGGCCCGATGCTGGAGCGGGCGCCCACCTGGCGCAACGAGGTCACGCTGCGCTCGGTGGAGATGTTCGTGGAGTACGAGCCGGGCGCCTACATCGCCGACCTCGCCCCGACCCCGCTGATGGTCGTCGTCGCCGCCCGAGACCACCTCACCGTCGCCGACCTGACGCTGGAGTACTACGAGCGGGCCCGGGAGCCCAAGGAACTGCTGGTCCTGCCGGTCGGCCACTTCGACGCCTACGTGGGCGAGGCGTTCGCGCGCTCGGCGCCGGCCCAGCTCGACTGGTTCCGCCGGCACCTGACCTGACCGGCGTCCCCATGCCATCCGGGCCGCGGTCGACGGCCCGGCTCGGATCGAACGGCCTACCGTGGCCTGGTGCGCGGGCCGCTGACGGACGACGAGGTCGAGGATCTCTACGCGCGCGCGACGTCCCCTGCAAAGCACCGCGCGGCGGCCGAGGAGCTCGAGGCGTGGGCGGCCGAGCCACACCCCCAGGACGCCGTCCATCCCGCTGCGCTGCTCGTCCGCGCCGGTGAGCACCTGAGCGCCGCCGGGGATCACGACGGCGCCGTCGTCCTGTTCCACCGCGCCGTGGCCGCCGGGCAACCCGTGCCGCCGGACGCGCGCTGCTACCTGCACGGCGCGCTGCTGCAGACCGGCGACGCCGAGGCCGCCCGCCAACTGGCTGACGAGCTGCGCCGCGAGCGGCCCGCCGACGGCGACGTCTACCTGTTCCTCGGTGAGAGCTACGAGTCCGCCGGCGACCTGCGCCAGGCGCACCGCTGGCTGACCCTCGGCGCACAACGCGCGCTCTCCGACGTCCAGGACGGCGAGTTCTCCGCCGCGGACGACGCCACCGGCCTGCTCATGGCGCGACTCCGGGTGCGGGACGCGCTCGGCCTGCCACTCGACGAGTACGACGCGCTGGTGACCTCGGCCCTGCTGGGCGAGCGAGTGGCCCCCGACTGACCGGCCGCGCGCCAGGAGACAGCAGCGTGTGGCCCCTGGTGCGCGCCGGACACCAGTGCCGTCCGATCACCCTCCCGCGCGGGCCGCCCGCGCCGGGACCGTTCACTACGGTTAACGTTTCCGCCAAGTGACACAGGTCACCGCAGTGTTTCCGATCGAGGGACGAGGCAGGCCGATGCTCTACACCGCCTACGAGATGAACCGGCGAGCGGGGGTCCCGTTCGTCGCGGCGTCCGAGCTGACCGCCCGTGCCCTGCACGCCCTGCCCGGCCCGCTGGGCAAGAACCCGGCCGTCCGGCACGTACGGGCGGCCTGCGACATCCTCGCCAAGGCCCGGCCCACGCACGACCGCCCGGCGTTCGGCATCGACTCGGTGACCGTCGGGGACCGCGAGGTCCCGGTCGTCGAGCGCGCCGCGCTGACCACGCCGTTCGGCACCCTGCTGCACTTCGACCGGCCGTCGGTGACCGGCCAGCCGCGCGTGCTCGTCGTCGGCCCGATGTCCGGCCACTTCACCACGCTGGTCCGCCCGACCATCCGCACGCTGCTGGCCGACCACGACGTGTACGTCATCGACTGGCACAACGCCCGCAACATCCCGGCGTCCGAGGGGCCGTTCGGGCTCGACGAGTACATCGAGCACGTCATGACCGCGCTGCGCCACCTCGGCCCGGACACCCACGTCCTGGCCGTCTGCCAGCCCGCCGTCCCCGTGCTGGCCGCCGTCGCGCTCATGGCCGAGAACGGCGACCCCGCCGCGCCGGCCAGCCTCACCCTCATGGCCGGCCCGATCGACACGCGGATCAACCCCAACCGGGTGAACCTGTCCGCCTGCGGCAAGCCGCTGACCTGGTTCGAGCGGCGGCTCATCGACGTCGTCCCGCGCCGCTACGCCGGCGCCGGCCGGCGGGTCTACCCCGGCGTCGTACAGCTGACCGCGTTCATGTCGATGAACCCCAAGCGGCACGTCGACGCCCACCTGCGGATGTACCGCGACCTCGCCGCCGGCAACACCGCCGCGGCCGCGACCACCCGCGCCTTCTACGACGAGTACGGCGCGGTGATGGACGTCCCCGCGGAGTTCTACCTGGAGACCGTCGGGCGCATCTTCCAGCAGCACGAGCTGGCCACCGGGCGCCTCACCTGGCGGGGACGGCGGGTCGACCCCGGCGCCATCCGCGACACCGCGCTGCTCACCGTCGAGGGCGCCAACGACGACATCTGCTCCCCCGGCCAGACCGAGGCCGCCCACCGGCTGTGCACCGGCATCCCGGCCGCGCGCAAGCACCAGCACCTGCAGCACGGCGTCGGCCACTACGG
This window of the Geodermatophilus sp. DSM 44513 genome carries:
- a CDS encoding polyhydroxyalkanoate depolymerase; protein product: MLYTAYEMNRRAGVPFVAASELTARALHALPGPLGKNPAVRHVRAACDILAKARPTHDRPAFGIDSVTVGDREVPVVERAALTTPFGTLLHFDRPSVTGQPRVLVVGPMSGHFTTLVRPTIRTLLADHDVYVIDWHNARNIPASEGPFGLDEYIEHVMTALRHLGPDTHVLAVCQPAVPVLAAVALMAENGDPAAPASLTLMAGPIDTRINPNRVNLSACGKPLTWFERRLIDVVPRRYAGAGRRVYPGVVQLTAFMSMNPKRHVDAHLRMYRDLAAGNTAAAATTRAFYDEYGAVMDVPAEFYLETVGRIFQQHELATGRLTWRGRRVDPGAIRDTALLTVEGANDDICSPGQTEAAHRLCTGIPAARKHQHLQHGVGHYGVFSGSRWDTEIYPVVRSFIDSVRAVAPAAASV
- a CDS encoding helix-turn-helix domain-containing protein, with translation MTLVAERWTPADLPRGERDDAFADAVGATHLPWSLRPGPAVPGPVELTRYRVGDLTLVDCRCGPCSGSRGRAQLAATDADLVGVLFVREGTEHIEVGDARVVVGPGAALLWRADQPVRFRVPGRLHKWTLLVPSSRLPATPTGLLDGPAAGLLAALVGTTIAGAGALDGRLGPPVADALVDLLAGVLSPVDDDPAWARVTAYVAGHLREPSLSPPSIAAGAYLSVRALYALCAARGTTPAGYVRRLRLEGARRELARRGTAVTVASVAHGWGFGDPATFGRGFRAAFGCAPDDVRRGTG
- a CDS encoding M48 family metallopeptidase, with product MRGPLTDDEVEDLYARATSPAKHRAAAEELEAWAAEPHPQDAVHPAALLVRAGEHLSAAGDHDGAVVLFHRAVAAGQPVPPDARCYLHGALLQTGDAEAARQLADELRRERPADGDVYLFLGESYESAGDLRQAHRWLTLGAQRALSDVQDGEFSAADDATGLLMARLRVRDALGLPLDEYDALVTSALLGERVAPD
- a CDS encoding alpha/beta hydrolase, whose amino-acid sequence is MREDIEFTTEDGVTLRGWHYAPDDGAPDTRRPLVVMAHGFSAVKEMHLDDFAEHFAAGGLGVLVYDHRNLGASDGEPRGEIDPWQQVRDYRTAITWAQGQPWCDPDRIGIWGSSYSGGHVLVVGALDRRVRCVVAQVPLVSGLANARRLIRSDVFAGLRQAFDADRAARYAGGDPATIQVAWEDEPTEDCALPTQDTHDFFLGPMLERAPTWRNEVTLRSVEMFVEYEPGAYIADLAPTPLMVVVAARDHLTVADLTLEYYERAREPKELLVLPVGHFDAYVGEAFARSAPAQLDWFRRHLT